A portion of the Candidatus Nitrosotenuis aquarius genome contains these proteins:
- a CDS encoding sensor histidine kinase, producing the protein MKIISKTYLLIGVLIGVALFNLFVLYSTQTTTANESYSIIRVGDLKAKVETIAGLASSIANGKESDRPILEKEIAEFDSVLLTLKTGGTIRGQVVAPIPADITPDYERVTKIWKEYRADAVEIQATSLYNKDVVNAVNYVLEKNTELILVSDGLTRDLELLDRNYNRHREIAAELRETAKIIGQNTLLVSLGQEQEAKENLHKARITFDAGIRKLLQLPLNDLDLSGTNIKSEELIPIPRENSDSLEELDLLWESVELRIKTIETKSLYSDDLDNPIARINNQRQSLLGSIDSVLDMWNADRIERRDQGQIITQAVIGADIAIFVMVLFTIRRSLSPLETITNALSKVREGVYGQKIEYSAKDEIGDLASSFNTMSETIRAKEEEARKTDTAKDEFLAMITHELKTPLVPIRGYADILLGGHLGDLTDKQKERISIIKSSASSLLQLISDLLDVQKLELGQLKMKKENADIRATADKSIQTLHPQLEEDRITVTNEVASIMAPHDSDRITQVLTNLIRNSLKAVKPGTGKIRIYSEDLPNEIKISVSDNGTGIPYDKQSKLFTKFYQADASLTREKGGSGLGLSICKGIVEAHGGKISLQSTPDSGTTVTFTLPKSDHKGAV; encoded by the coding sequence TTGAAGATAATTAGCAAGACATACCTGCTAATCGGGGTTTTAATCGGTGTCGCTCTCTTTAACCTGTTTGTATTATACAGCACACAGACCACAACTGCAAACGAATCCTATTCCATTATTCGTGTAGGAGACCTCAAGGCCAAAGTGGAAACAATCGCAGGCCTGGCAAGCTCCATTGCAAATGGCAAAGAAAGCGACAGACCAATACTTGAAAAAGAGATAGCAGAGTTTGACTCTGTGCTGCTCACACTAAAGACTGGAGGTACAATTAGGGGGCAGGTAGTCGCCCCAATACCTGCAGACATCACACCAGACTATGAGAGAGTTACCAAGATTTGGAAAGAGTACAGAGCAGATGCCGTAGAGATCCAGGCAACATCGCTGTACAACAAGGACGTGGTAAATGCAGTAAACTATGTCTTGGAAAAAAACACTGAATTGATTCTAGTGTCAGATGGATTAACACGCGACTTGGAGCTGCTTGATAGAAACTATAACCGACACAGAGAGATTGCGGCGGAATTACGTGAGACTGCAAAAATAATAGGACAGAACACATTATTGGTATCACTGGGGCAGGAACAAGAAGCAAAGGAAAACCTGCACAAGGCGAGAATAACATTTGACGCAGGAATTAGAAAATTGCTCCAGCTACCCCTAAACGACCTTGACTTGAGTGGAACCAACATCAAATCAGAAGAGCTAATACCCATTCCCAGAGAAAACTCGGACTCGCTTGAAGAGCTGGACTTGTTATGGGAATCCGTGGAATTGCGAATAAAGACAATAGAGACAAAGTCTCTCTATTCCGATGATCTTGACAACCCAATTGCTCGAATTAACAACCAGAGACAGTCACTTTTAGGCTCAATTGATTCGGTGTTAGACATGTGGAATGCTGACAGAATTGAGAGAAGGGACCAGGGCCAGATAATCACACAAGCAGTAATTGGCGCAGACATTGCAATATTTGTCATGGTATTGTTTACAATACGAAGGTCACTGAGCCCGCTTGAGACCATCACAAACGCTCTGTCCAAAGTCAGGGAAGGTGTGTATGGTCAGAAAATAGAATATTCTGCAAAAGACGAAATCGGTGATCTTGCATCTAGTTTTAACACCATGTCAGAGACAATCCGCGCAAAAGAGGAAGAGGCGAGGAAAACTGACACTGCAAAAGATGAATTCCTTGCAATGATCACGCATGAGCTAAAAACACCGCTTGTGCCCATTCGCGGATACGCTGACATTTTGCTTGGAGGCCACCTAGGAGACCTAACAGACAAGCAAAAGGAGAGAATATCAATTATCAAGTCCAGCGCGTCGTCTTTGTTACAGTTGATTTCAGACCTGCTTGATGTGCAAAAGCTAGAGCTGGGGCAGCTCAAGATGAAAAAGGAAAACGCAGACATACGAGCCACTGCTGACAAGTCAATTCAGACACTGCATCCACAGTTAGAAGAAGACAGAATAACAGTAACAAACGAGGTAGCAAGCATTATGGCACCTCACGACTCGGACAGAATTACTCAAGTCCTAACAAACTTGATTCGAAACAGCCTCAAGGCAGTCAAGCCAGGAACAGGCAAAATACGAATTTACTCAGAAGACCTGCCAAACGAGATCAAAATCAGCGTATCAGACAACGGCACTGGGATTCCATATGACAAACAGTCCAAGCTTTTCACCAAGTTTTACCAGGCGGATGCATCCCTTACCAGAGAAAAGGGCGGGAGTGGACTGGGGCTGTCAATATGCAAGGGCATTGTAGAGGCCCATGGTGGAAAAATCAGCCTGCAGAGCACGCCTGATTCTGGAACCACAGTCACATTTACTCTTCCAAAGTCAGACCACAAAGGCGCAGTGTAA
- a CDS encoding Hpt domain-containing protein — protein sequence MSEEFLRVARQEVSEDIAGIGNLLQSCKTDSDVTKNASEIEKHVHKIKGLAPMMGQEQIGNIATLLDKILKTMLSGNTVPQIHQTMVQSHKFMNDTMNGTPDGYDSLVSQIQATHKDLI from the coding sequence ATGTCTGAAGAATTCTTACGCGTAGCGCGTCAAGAGGTAAGCGAAGACATTGCCGGAATTGGTAATTTGCTTCAAAGCTGTAAAACCGACTCGGATGTTACAAAAAACGCATCAGAAATAGAAAAACACGTTCACAAAATAAAGGGCCTTGCGCCAATGATGGGCCAAGAACAGATAGGCAACATCGCAACCCTACTGGATAAAATCCTCAAAACAATGCTCTCAGGCAATACGGTGCCACAAATACATCAAACCATGGTTCAATCGCACAAGTTCATGAATGATACCATGAACGGCACCCCTGACGGCTATGATTCCCTAGTGTCGCAGATCCAAGCCACACACAAGGATTTGATTTAA
- a CDS encoding response regulator, whose amino-acid sequence MARVMIADDSDAIRMVLQDILSIGGHEIVAEAQNGAEAVEKYSQANPDVLLLDLAMPKKDGLTVVKEVMANHPDAKIILITASDNQNVINDCIKHGAKSFISKPFDFDHVLKLITEVTA is encoded by the coding sequence ATGGCTCGAGTTATGATAGCGGACGATTCAGACGCTATACGAATGGTGCTCCAAGATATTCTGTCTATTGGGGGGCATGAAATTGTAGCCGAAGCACAAAATGGGGCAGAGGCGGTGGAAAAATACTCACAGGCAAACCCAGATGTGTTATTGTTGGATCTTGCAATGCCAAAAAAGGACGGGCTAACAGTAGTAAAAGAAGTAATGGCAAACCATCCTGACGCAAAAATCATCTTGATTACTGCAAGTGACAATCAAAATGTCATAAACGACTGCATAAAACATGGTGCCAAGTCGTTTATCTCAAAGCCGTTTGACTTTGATCATGTTTTAAAACTAATTACTGAAGTGACTGCCTAG
- a CDS encoding response regulator, with protein MSAIEDKDILIIEDSPAVGILLKEFLNKLGLKKIHHCQNGKTGIESFKELVESNKVPLVFLDYNLPDMTGYSIMTQMLTIRPDVKIIIETAREKTEDSIKDVIAQGAYQYLPKPIRLENIKEIIETLKMEETQGIDAGTSELIEKLLSSSTQISLLRIQQQTGKDEQEVTPIIKKLIADKKILQIDDIKEVACPRCSSVRVAQTFHCPKCRGTNFKQDKIIEHYKCGNVTSSSTYTDDKCPKCHELIKVFGVDYRVQENMYSCNGCGEIFAEILLEYLCLRCNDKFKLDHAKLLTSRGYSWTR; from the coding sequence ATGTCGGCAATAGAAGACAAAGACATACTAATTATAGAAGACAGTCCAGCAGTCGGCATTTTGCTCAAAGAATTTCTAAACAAATTAGGACTCAAAAAAATCCATCATTGTCAAAACGGCAAAACCGGAATAGAGTCGTTTAAGGAACTAGTAGAATCAAACAAGGTCCCGCTGGTGTTTCTAGATTACAACCTGCCAGACATGACTGGATATTCCATTATGACACAGATGCTCACCATCAGACCCGACGTCAAAATCATCATAGAAACAGCACGTGAGAAAACGGAAGATTCCATAAAAGATGTGATTGCCCAAGGCGCATACCAATATCTGCCAAAGCCAATCAGACTAGAAAATATCAAAGAGATAATAGAGACGCTCAAAATGGAAGAAACCCAAGGCATAGATGCTGGGACAAGCGAGCTGATTGAAAAACTGCTCTCAAGCTCGACTCAGATCAGCCTTTTGAGAATCCAACAGCAAACAGGAAAAGATGAACAAGAAGTTACACCAATAATAAAAAAACTGATTGCAGACAAAAAAATACTACAAATAGACGACATAAAGGAGGTTGCATGTCCAAGATGTAGCTCCGTGCGGGTGGCGCAGACATTTCACTGTCCCAAATGTAGGGGCACCAACTTTAAGCAAGACAAAATCATAGAGCACTACAAATGCGGAAACGTCACCTCTTCTTCCACATATACAGACGACAAATGCCCCAAATGTCACGAATTGATCAAGGTTTTTGGTGTGGATTATCGGGTTCAGGAAAACATGTACTCGTGCAACGGATGCGGTGAGATATTTGCCGAGATTCTATTGGAATACCTGTGCCTTCGATGCAACGACAAGTTCAAGCTGGATCATGCCAAGCTTTTGACAAGCAGGGGATACAGCTGGACTCGCTAG
- a CDS encoding PINc/VapC family ATPase, with protein MPKIVADTSVIINGYITKQLESKSIRDDLIIPMAALDELQAQASQGKEQGFVGLEEIKKIQKLCQQNNIPIQFVGQRPGLDDIRLAKHGRIDAIIKDVAKQQSATLYTADYVQGLTAEAEGISVFYQRPEKITSSLEFLRFFDNTTMSVHLKENNPPFAKKGRPGAFDLVKIEEKILDEQYLELITTQILEASKISNAGTIEISKSGALVIQYADYRIAITRPPFSESHEITIVHPTTKMALDQYGLSEKLMDRLSDQAEGIIISGPPGSGKSTLASSIANFYAAKGNVVKTFESPRDLQVDKNVTQYTKLEGSFENSADILLLVRPDYTIFDEVRQRDDFRVFADLRLAGVGMVGVVHANMPLDGIQRFIGKIELGMIPSVIDTVVFVKDGSIAKVYDLELKVKVPSGMVEQDLARPVIEIADFETGTLEYEIYTFGEENVIVPVTEGTETKSGVYKLATEKIKETIRRFDPNPQIEVLSDNNVRIKVKKDAIPSLIGKGGTTINEMEKILHVHIDVQEKDSQEPFSEGSGHGISFDFSESKNTLLFEVNKRYSGQLAELYVKDQYVTTARVARHGKIKLSKRSDAGKALSRSAFSKNDIDIMIKDS; from the coding sequence GTGCCAAAAATAGTTGCAGACACCAGCGTAATAATTAATGGCTATATAACAAAACAACTAGAGTCAAAGTCAATACGTGACGATCTGATAATTCCCATGGCTGCACTGGATGAGCTGCAGGCGCAAGCCTCACAGGGAAAAGAGCAAGGCTTTGTAGGCTTGGAGGAAATAAAAAAAATCCAAAAACTGTGCCAACAAAACAACATCCCAATCCAGTTTGTAGGCCAACGACCAGGCCTTGATGACATACGTCTTGCAAAACATGGACGAATTGACGCAATCATAAAGGACGTAGCAAAACAACAATCTGCAACACTGTACACGGCGGATTATGTGCAGGGCTTGACTGCAGAAGCAGAGGGAATTTCAGTATTCTATCAAAGGCCGGAAAAAATAACCTCAAGCCTTGAGTTTTTGCGATTCTTTGACAACACGACAATGAGCGTTCACCTAAAGGAAAACAACCCCCCTTTTGCCAAAAAGGGAAGGCCAGGCGCATTTGATCTAGTCAAAATAGAAGAAAAAATACTCGATGAGCAATACTTGGAATTGATCACCACGCAAATTCTGGAAGCAAGCAAAATATCAAACGCCGGAACAATAGAAATATCCAAATCCGGCGCCCTAGTCATACAGTATGCAGACTATCGAATAGCAATAACTAGACCGCCGTTCTCGGAATCACACGAAATCACCATAGTACATCCCACCACAAAAATGGCACTGGACCAGTATGGCTTGTCTGAAAAACTAATGGATAGGCTTTCAGACCAGGCGGAAGGAATAATCATTTCTGGGCCTCCAGGATCTGGCAAAAGCACCCTGGCATCAAGCATTGCAAACTTTTATGCCGCAAAGGGAAATGTGGTAAAAACATTCGAGTCACCGCGAGACCTCCAAGTCGACAAAAATGTAACTCAATACACCAAGCTGGAGGGAAGCTTTGAGAATTCAGCAGATATTTTGTTGCTAGTCAGGCCGGATTACACAATATTTGATGAAGTGCGACAAAGGGATGACTTTAGGGTGTTTGCCGACTTGAGGCTTGCAGGGGTGGGAATGGTCGGCGTGGTTCATGCAAACATGCCTCTTGATGGAATACAGAGGTTTATTGGCAAAATAGAGCTCGGGATGATCCCAAGCGTAATTGACACTGTAGTGTTTGTAAAAGACGGAAGCATTGCCAAAGTCTATGATTTGGAATTAAAAGTCAAGGTGCCATCAGGAATGGTTGAACAAGACTTGGCAAGGCCTGTAATAGAGATTGCAGACTTTGAGACCGGCACACTAGAATATGAAATCTATACTTTTGGAGAAGAAAACGTAATTGTTCCGGTAACGGAAGGCACAGAAACCAAGTCTGGCGTTTACAAGCTAGCTACAGAAAAAATCAAAGAAACAATACGACGATTTGATCCAAATCCGCAAATCGAGGTCCTATCGGACAACAATGTTAGAATCAAAGTAAAAAAAGACGCAATTCCGTCACTGATAGGAAAGGGCGGCACTACCATTAATGAGATGGAAAAGATACTGCATGTTCACATCGATGTGCAGGAAAAAGACTCACAAGAACCGTTCTCAGAGGGTTCCGGACATGGAATATCGTTTGATTTTTCCGAATCAAAAAACACTTTGCTCTTTGAGGTAAACAAGCGTTACAGCGGACAGCTTGCAGAACTATACGTCAAAGACCAATATGTGACAACGGCAAGAGTTGCTAGACACGGAAAAATCAAACTATCCAAGCGTTCCGATGCGGGAAAGGCATTATCACGATCGGCTTTTTCAAAAAACGATATTGATATTATGATTAAAGATTCTTGA
- a CDS encoding iron dependent repressor, metal binding and dimerization domain protein: protein MEDYLEVISELVELKGYATTLDVSRYMNVSAPSVTKMLQRLDENGYLKYEKYHGINLTAKGNSVADAIRQKHGILLEFFEILGIEHETANQDAEGIEHHLNPKTIKQLRKFIAYLKSNQKILEGFKNL, encoded by the coding sequence ATGGAGGACTATTTGGAGGTAATATCAGAGCTTGTCGAGCTGAAGGGATACGCCACAACGCTTGATGTTTCTCGCTACATGAATGTCAGTGCGCCAAGCGTCACCAAGATGCTGCAAAGATTAGATGAGAACGGCTATCTCAAATACGAAAAATATCATGGAATAAACCTAACCGCGAAGGGAAACAGTGTTGCAGACGCAATACGACAAAAACATGGAATCCTACTAGAGTTTTTTGAAATACTTGGAATAGAGCACGAGACTGCAAATCAGGACGCCGAGGGAATAGAGCATCACCTAAATCCAAAAACCATAAAGCAGCTACGAAAGTTCATCGCGTATTTGAAGTCAAATCAGAAAATCCTTGAAGGATTCAAGAATCTTTAA
- a CDS encoding DUF192 domain-containing protein: MASRAQVLIPIGIAAVIIGVVGMLSIPKDVKLEQTEFPRGIIKIDDVTLQVQIADTKPLQTRGLMFQEKLPYDQGMLFIFEDQGIRSMWMLNMQFSLDVMWIDAQGNVVHIEKDTQPCKSALETMTCTFTNGNGEEAKYVLEVTAGFVDKFGITENSKLEIISV; encoded by the coding sequence GTGGCAAGCCGCGCTCAGGTCCTAATACCAATTGGAATAGCTGCCGTAATAATTGGCGTTGTGGGAATGCTGTCGATACCCAAAGACGTCAAGCTAGAGCAGACTGAATTCCCGCGAGGCATAATCAAAATCGATGATGTCACACTCCAAGTCCAAATTGCAGACACAAAACCGCTTCAAACGCGGGGCCTGATGTTCCAAGAAAAATTACCCTATGACCAAGGAATGCTCTTTATCTTTGAAGACCAGGGAATTCGCTCAATGTGGATGCTAAACATGCAATTTTCACTAGATGTCATGTGGATTGATGCACAAGGAAATGTAGTCCATATAGAAAAGGACACTCAGCCTTGCAAATCCGCACTTGAAACAATGACTTGCACATTTACAAATGGAAACGGTGAAGAAGCAAAATACGTGCTTGAAGTGACTGCTGGATTTGTAGACAAGTTTGGCATAACAGAAAACTCCAAGTTGGAAATAATCTCGGTCTAG
- a CDS encoding sensor histidine kinase — protein sequence MESVVEPRISDPLLSKITKLEKERQDLIQKTSSQNRMIIAYERKLSQFDAIKEQRDWLLEEMTKKISELSHFQTELFKAERLSAIGEMSARLAHDMRNPLTIIKNSIELVKLKHAEQIPSDLYRLFISIENASSRLVFQLDDVLNFVRSSPLDSTSNFLSDILEESLSEIVIPDQITIQKPTKDVSLFCDAEKIKAVFTNLIVNAIQAMDNYGNITIQFGETDTEVTFTVQDSGPGIPDSVLEKIFEPLFTTKSRGTGLGLPAVKMIIQQHQGTISVSNKPTTFLVVLPKKSN from the coding sequence TTGGAGTCTGTAGTAGAGCCTAGAATTTCGGATCCATTATTATCAAAAATTACAAAACTGGAAAAAGAGAGGCAAGATCTGATCCAAAAAACCTCATCCCAAAACCGCATGATTATAGCATATGAGAGAAAACTATCCCAGTTTGACGCAATCAAAGAACAGCGTGACTGGCTCTTAGAAGAAATGACTAAGAAAATCAGCGAACTGAGTCACTTCCAGACAGAACTATTCAAGGCAGAGCGATTATCTGCAATAGGAGAAATGTCTGCCCGATTGGCTCACGACATGCGAAATCCTCTAACAATAATCAAAAACTCTATTGAGCTAGTCAAGCTAAAACATGCTGAGCAGATTCCGTCTGATTTGTATCGACTGTTCATTTCGATAGAAAATGCTTCATCCAGGTTGGTTTTTCAGCTTGATGATGTTCTTAATTTTGTTAGAAGCTCGCCTCTTGATTCCACATCAAATTTTCTGTCAGATATATTGGAAGAATCCCTATCTGAAATTGTCATTCCGGATCAAATCACAATACAAAAACCAACAAAAGATGTTTCATTGTTCTGTGATGCCGAAAAAATAAAGGCAGTATTTACAAATCTGATTGTCAATGCAATTCAGGCAATGGATAATTACGGCAATATTACGATACAATTTGGAGAGACCGACACCGAAGTAACGTTTACGGTTCAAGATTCCGGCCCAGGCATACCTGATTCGGTACTTGAAAAGATCTTCGAGCCTCTCTTTACCACAAAATCGCGTGGAACAGGACTTGGACTGCCTGCAGTAAAAATGATCATACAGCAGCATCAAGGAACAATAAGTGTCTCTAACAAGCCGACTACATTTCTAGTTGTTCTGCCAAAAAAATCCAACTAG
- a CDS encoding sulfite exporter TauE/SafE family protein: MFENLWLIPLGFVAGVIGSIVGLGGGIVVVPVLTILGIPHTVASSSSLFAAFSNSVASTASYAKQKRIDYKSGLRLGLFSIPGTILGAILSGQVTSDVFKILFGVVLVASCYYLFVKRNLGSQQGNISAKMLTVSSGASFFAGILSSFFGIGGGIIFVPLMIIGLGIAVKNATATSQLILLFSSAAGMITHALLGHANFEYSVLLSIGAFAGGLVGARLSLEIKENKIRILIILVILAAAIKLFLDALGI, from the coding sequence ATGTTTGAAAATCTGTGGCTAATCCCACTTGGCTTTGTGGCGGGTGTGATTGGATCTATTGTTGGTCTTGGGGGTGGAATTGTAGTCGTCCCAGTGTTGACAATTCTTGGTATTCCTCATACTGTTGCGTCCAGCAGTAGTCTGTTTGCAGCATTCAGCAATTCCGTAGCATCCACAGCTTCATACGCAAAGCAAAAACGAATTGACTACAAAAGTGGACTCCGTTTAGGATTGTTTTCTATTCCAGGAACAATCCTTGGCGCAATTTTGTCTGGGCAGGTAACATCAGATGTCTTCAAGATATTGTTTGGTGTGGTTCTTGTTGCATCGTGTTACTATCTGTTTGTTAAGAGAAATTTAGGATCCCAACAAGGTAATATTTCTGCAAAAATGTTGACAGTGTCTTCTGGAGCTAGCTTTTTTGCAGGAATTTTGTCAAGCTTTTTTGGGATTGGGGGTGGAATTATCTTTGTCCCATTAATGATAATTGGACTTGGAATTGCAGTCAAAAACGCTACTGCCACATCGCAATTAATTTTGTTGTTTTCATCAGCTGCCGGAATGATAACTCATGCTTTGCTAGGTCATGCTAATTTTGAATATTCTGTTTTATTGTCAATAGGTGCATTTGCAGGAGGTCTAGTCGGTGCAAGACTATCTCTTGAAATAAAAGAAAACAAGATTAGGATTCTAATAATATTAGTCATTTTGGCTGCAGCGATCAAGCTTTTCTTGGACGCACTTGGTATTTGA
- a CDS encoding SDR family oxidoreductase has product MLKFQNKVVLVTGSGTGIGQTVAKLFAENGASIIILGRRKEPLEDTKKILDEIINRVKSNAKVWLFPGVDVSDEAGVSQMYDSLQKSGTFVDVVVNNAGVSGPVTCFANSPLDEFKSAVGIHLTGTFWTSVQALKVMKPGAKIVTISTFFTEEKPYEQRPYRFRSPYTAAQGAKNRLSEAMSWELVEKGIVSIATNPGPVHSDRIYKTVYPKAAAEFLRVSGFEDLTPSEVEIANKDIVGLLGEDEKTTSEGITKAAEAVVKVKGGDVQKIADTLRKLLAKIQEIAEKVQKNTSFMIADKQFLSQTQVAQTVLTLADDDIGKILNGKVIPGDRVFYPVKPHIATTTPHAQPSFASEVVVFAIDATDKQDSERAEFLAQHIEKNGGKAVCFISNSAPKELQDSISSKFHSHVIDFTNQAEVQRWLNTAKTVGKLSTLVYMTGKVPSNLKITELSRNSWDGLVDKFINTPATVIQTALETFVPGGKKDPRLYKGAKATVMVIGPDLPAGPKVSGADRARVEVFRGALRPFATTVNQELSDVLKSNIRSFLVLPGSIDGKDGDNSKIANALNYFVTDPARRSSEVIFCVDETRD; this is encoded by the coding sequence ATGTTAAAATTTCAAAATAAAGTCGTTCTAGTCACCGGTAGCGGTACGGGTATTGGTCAGACAGTTGCAAAATTGTTTGCCGAAAACGGTGCAAGCATCATAATTTTAGGCAGAAGAAAAGAACCCCTAGAAGATACAAAAAAGATCTTAGACGAGATAATTAATCGTGTAAAAAGCAATGCCAAAGTTTGGCTGTTCCCAGGAGTAGACGTCAGTGACGAAGCAGGCGTCTCACAAATGTACGACAGCCTGCAGAAATCAGGAACGTTTGTAGATGTCGTAGTAAATAATGCGGGCGTTTCAGGACCAGTCACGTGTTTTGCAAATTCACCACTAGACGAATTCAAAAGTGCAGTCGGAATACACCTGACTGGCACATTTTGGACGTCAGTTCAGGCACTCAAGGTGATGAAGCCGGGTGCAAAGATTGTAACAATTTCGACATTCTTTACAGAAGAAAAACCATATGAACAAAGACCATATCGTTTCCGTAGTCCCTACACTGCAGCACAGGGAGCAAAGAACAGACTTTCCGAGGCAATGTCGTGGGAGCTAGTCGAAAAAGGAATAGTATCGATTGCAACAAACCCGGGGCCGGTTCACTCCGACAGAATTTACAAAACAGTATATCCAAAGGCTGCAGCCGAATTTTTACGAGTTAGTGGGTTTGAGGATCTGACCCCATCTGAAGTAGAAATTGCAAACAAGGACATTGTCGGCTTACTTGGAGAAGATGAAAAGACAACTAGTGAGGGAATCACAAAGGCCGCCGAAGCAGTTGTCAAAGTAAAAGGCGGAGACGTGCAAAAAATTGCAGATACCCTAAGAAAGCTTCTTGCTAAAATTCAAGAGATTGCAGAAAAAGTTCAAAAGAACACATCGTTTATGATTGCAGACAAGCAATTTCTATCACAGACGCAGGTAGCGCAGACAGTGCTCACACTTGCAGACGATGACATTGGAAAAATTCTAAACGGCAAAGTAATCCCAGGAGACAGAGTCTTTTATCCAGTAAAACCACATATTGCAACCACTACACCACATGCACAACCAAGCTTTGCATCAGAAGTAGTAGTGTTTGCAATAGACGCAACAGACAAGCAAGACTCTGAGAGGGCGGAATTTTTGGCACAGCATATAGAGAAAAATGGTGGAAAGGCAGTATGCTTTATCTCAAATTCTGCGCCAAAAGAACTGCAAGACTCGATTAGCTCAAAATTCCATAGTCACGTGATTGATTTCACAAACCAAGCCGAGGTACAGAGATGGCTAAACACTGCAAAAACAGTAGGAAAACTATCCACTCTAGTATACATGACAGGCAAAGTCCCATCAAACCTCAAAATCACCGAATTATCAAGAAATAGCTGGGACGGTCTGGTTGACAAGTTCATAAACACGCCAGCAACAGTAATCCAAACGGCCCTTGAAACATTTGTTCCCGGGGGCAAAAAAGACCCAAGGTTGTACAAGGGTGCAAAAGCAACAGTCATGGTAATAGGCCCAGACCTACCAGCAGGACCAAAGGTTTCTGGCGCAGACAGAGCACGAGTAGAAGTATTCAGAGGAGCACTAAGACCATTTGCAACCACGGTAAACCAAGAGTTAAGCGACGTGCTCAAATCCAACATCAGATCATTTTTGGTCTTGCCTGGAAGCATCGATGGAAAAGACGGAGACAATTCAAAAATTGCAAATGCATTGAATTACTTTGTCACCGATCCTGCACGAAGATCATCAGAAGTAATATTCTGTGTTGACGAGACAAGAGACTAG